One window of Candidatus Binataceae bacterium genomic DNA carries:
- a CDS encoding Rrf2 family transcriptional regulator: MKRNSRFSVALHALIQMAERRGEPATSEELAACLMTNPVVVRRTMAGLRAAGLVGSAPGHGGGWTLRRDPAATTLRAVYAALDESMLARPGRVESPGCLVERAISGLMHEVREEAEAILRRRLGEKTLADLTSAVKRLMTKYQVARTPHAA; the protein is encoded by the coding sequence ATGAAACGAAACAGCCGTTTTTCGGTTGCGCTCCATGCACTGATCCAGATGGCGGAAAGGCGCGGCGAGCCTGCGACCTCCGAAGAACTGGCGGCCTGCCTGATGACCAATCCAGTGGTGGTGCGCCGGACCATGGCGGGGCTCCGGGCCGCGGGACTGGTCGGCTCAGCGCCTGGCCACGGCGGCGGATGGACCCTCAGGCGCGATCCCGCGGCGACCACTTTGCGCGCCGTTTACGCGGCACTTGATGAGTCGATGCTGGCGAGACCCGGCCGAGTGGAGAGTCCCGGATGCCTGGTCGAGCGAGCGATCTCCGGACTGATGCACGAAGTTCGTGAGGAAGCCGAGGCAATCCTCAGGCGCAGGTTGGGCGAGAAGACGCTGGCTGACCTCACGTCGGCGGTAAAGCGACTGATGACGAAATACCAAGTCGCCCGCACCCCCCATGCGGCGTGA
- a CDS encoding DUF202 domain-containing protein: MSEQTVPSAPRLDQSTKLAFDRTWVAYERTMLAWVRTATSLITFGFSIYKFFQILREDSPGANYLIGARQFGILLVTIGLASLGLATLEYRQNIRALGPEYQVRPRSLAVIVAALLSILGVVAMSVMIFRL; encoded by the coding sequence GTGTCGGAACAGACGGTACCTAGCGCGCCCAGACTCGACCAATCGACTAAGCTCGCTTTTGATCGTACGTGGGTCGCCTACGAGCGGACCATGCTCGCCTGGGTCCGGACTGCGACCTCGCTCATAACGTTCGGTTTCAGTATCTACAAATTTTTTCAAATTCTGAGAGAAGATAGTCCGGGAGCCAACTATCTTATTGGCGCCCGTCAATTTGGGATTCTGTTGGTTACCATAGGCCTGGCTTCTTTAGGGCTGGCGACGCTGGAATATCGGCAGAATATCCGAGCACTGGGTCCGGAGTACCAAGTCCGTCCGCGCTCACTGGCGGTGATTGTGGCCGCGCTGCTGTCGATTTTGGGCGTTGTGGCGATGAGTGTAATGATTTTTCGTTTGTAA